One Thermanaerothrix sp. DNA segment encodes these proteins:
- the flgM gene encoding flagellar biosynthesis anti-sigma factor FlgM: MIDRIDRIYGGHPVDRKSRRAYGGAVDGAGKDHVEVSSFGKELASAVKEMQKLPDVRADKIEELRSRIEAGSYRPDLGVLAERLLKAGITRGV; encoded by the coding sequence ATGATAGATCGCATAGACAGGATATATGGCGGCCATCCGGTGGACCGCAAGTCGCGCAGGGCTTATGGGGGCGCCGTGGATGGGGCTGGGAAGGACCACGTTGAGGTGAGCTCCTTTGGCAAGGAGCTTGCGTCGGCGGTGAAGGAGATGCAAAAGTTGCCCGACGTAAGGGCCGATAAGATAGAGGAGCTTCGTTCCAGGATTGAGGCGGGTTCTTACCGGCCGGATCTTGGGGTGTTGGCGGAGCGGCTGCTTAAGGCGGGAATAACGAGGGGTGTGTAG
- a CDS encoding phosphoribosyltransferase family protein: MVPLFSFLKGLVHLFFPASCPVCGALGEVLCAACGDELLSSSGTSSIALCGGAVEVLYGGVHEGVLRDVVHLFKYRGWRSLAFHAGVAMGRRFSPLGACLVPVPLHRDSRRGYNQALSLAEGLSSVWGFPVEDRLIWRARVVSQVKSKDRLVPKGAMGWSGHGGRKGVVLVDDVLTTGGTLRAAAEALRGAGCSVAGVVVLSLSSAFEGGRTGGSLSSSV; encoded by the coding sequence TTGGTCCCCCTTTTTTCTTTTCTGAAGGGGCTGGTCCACCTCTTCTTCCCCGCCTCTTGCCCTGTCTGCGGGGCCCTGGGGGAGGTGCTCTGTGCTGCATGCGGGGACGAGTTGTTGTCTTCCTCCGGGACGTCCAGCATTGCCCTTTGCGGTGGGGCGGTGGAGGTTCTGTACGGTGGGGTCCACGAGGGGGTTTTAAGGGACGTGGTCCACCTCTTTAAATATCGGGGATGGAGGTCCTTGGCCTTTCATGCCGGGGTGGCGATGGGTAGGCGGTTCTCCCCTTTGGGGGCTTGTCTTGTGCCGGTTCCTCTTCACCGGGACAGCCGAAGGGGGTACAACCAGGCTTTGTCTTTGGCGGAGGGGCTGTCCAGCGTCTGGGGATTTCCGGTGGAGGATCGCCTTATCTGGCGGGCCAGGGTGGTCTCCCAGGTGAAGTCCAAGGATCGCCTGGTGCCCAAGGGTGCCATGGGTTGGTCTGGTCATGGCGGGCGGAAGGGGGTTGTACTAGTGGATGACGTTTTGACCACCGGGGGTACCCTTAGAGCCGCCGCGGAGGCTTTAAGAGGGGCGGGTTGTTCTGTGGCTGGGGTTGTGGTTTTAAGCCTTTCCAGCGCCTTCGAAGGCGGCAGGACAGGGGGGAGCTTGAGCTCTTCCGTTTAA
- the metK gene encoding methionine adenosyltransferase, with protein sequence MCLLSKERFLFTSESVTEGHPDKLADQISDGILDAILEKDPMGRVACETLVTTGLVVVAGEISTNCYVDIPRLARDIVKEIGYTRAKYGFDGDTCAVVTSIDDQSPDIAQGVDRALEIRESHMTDSQIDAIGAGDQGMMFGYACDETEELMPAPISLAHKLARRLAMVRKQRILPYLRPDGKTQVTLEYVDGKPVRVDTIVVSTQHHPAVDASQIEADVVEHVIYPVIPPHLMERKPRILVNPTGRFVLGGPLADTGLTGRKIIVDTYGGMVPHGGGAFSGKDPTKVDRSAAYMARYAAKNVVAAGLAKACQIQVAYAIGVAHPVSIMVDTFGSGVISDEAMTQLIREHFDFRPGAIIRDLDLRKPQYRRLAAYGHMGRTDLDPLPAWERTDRAEALRKAAERV encoded by the coding sequence GGATGCCATACTGGAGAAGGATCCGATGGGTCGGGTTGCCTGTGAGACCTTGGTGACCACCGGGCTTGTGGTTGTGGCGGGAGAGATAAGCACCAACTGTTACGTGGACATCCCCAGGCTTGCCCGGGACATAGTCAAGGAGATAGGTTATACCAGGGCCAAGTATGGTTTTGACGGGGACACCTGTGCGGTGGTTACTTCCATAGATGATCAGTCTCCGGACATAGCCCAGGGGGTTGACAGGGCGCTGGAGATAAGGGAGTCCCATATGACCGACAGCCAGATAGACGCCATAGGTGCGGGGGATCAGGGGATGATGTTCGGTTATGCCTGTGACGAGACCGAGGAGCTAATGCCGGCTCCGATCTCCCTGGCCCACAAGCTGGCAAGGCGGCTTGCCATGGTCAGGAAACAGCGTATACTTCCGTACCTTAGGCCCGATGGGAAGACCCAGGTGACGTTGGAGTACGTGGATGGGAAGCCCGTACGGGTGGATACCATAGTGGTGAGCACCCAGCATCATCCGGCGGTCGACGCCTCCCAGATAGAGGCGGATGTGGTGGAGCACGTCATTTATCCGGTGATACCGCCGCATCTCATGGAGCGGAAGCCCAGGATACTGGTTAACCCCACCGGGCGTTTCGTTTTAGGGGGTCCCTTGGCGGACACGGGGCTTACGGGGCGCAAGATAATAGTTGACACCTACGGTGGCATGGTGCCCCATGGGGGCGGCGCCTTTTCCGGGAAGGACCCCACCAAGGTGGACCGGTCGGCGGCTTACATGGCCCGTTACGCCGCCAAGAACGTGGTGGCCGCGGGGCTTGCCAAGGCCTGTCAGATCCAGGTGGCCTACGCCATAGGTGTGGCGCACCCGGTCTCCATAATGGTGGACACCTTCGGAAGCGGCGTGATATCCGATGAGGCCATGACGCAGCTCATCCGGGAGCACTTCGATTTCAGGCCCGGTGCGATAATAAGGGACCTTGACCTCAGGAAGCCTCAGTACCGGAGGCTTGCGGCTTACGGCCACATGGGACGGACTGATCTGGATCCCCTGCCCGCCTGGGAGCGGACCGATCGGGCGGAAGCCCTTCGGAAGGCGGCTGAAAGGGTCTGA
- a CDS encoding flagellar protein FlgN, with product MSFPELVKTLEMQDEVLGQLGDLLIRQREALRDGRLQVLQDLFREMQFLSVKAQALEGKRVRLCAALASGLGCEPVVSEMCERLSPEEGELLKARGRALANRVGLLRSEMKLLEMLMDEARMLNEMMISEWRRMRAPFDEAGGFNARI from the coding sequence TTGAGCTTCCCTGAGCTTGTGAAGACCCTTGAGATGCAGGATGAGGTTTTAGGGCAGTTGGGGGATCTTCTTATAAGGCAGAGGGAGGCGCTCAGGGATGGGCGCCTTCAAGTTTTGCAGGACCTCTTCCGGGAGATGCAGTTTCTTTCCGTGAAGGCCCAGGCGTTGGAGGGGAAGCGCGTGAGGCTCTGTGCCGCTTTGGCGTCGGGGTTGGGCTGTGAACCCGTGGTGTCCGAGATGTGCGAGCGGCTGAGCCCTGAGGAGGGGGAGCTTCTCAAGGCGAGGGGCAGGGCTTTGGCCAATCGGGTGGGCTTGCTGAGGTCTGAGATGAAGCTGTTGGAGATGCTCATGGACGAGGCCAGGATGCTCAATGAGATGATGATAAGCGAGTGGCGCAGGATGAGGGCCCCTTTCGATGAAGCCGGGGGATTCAACGCCAGGATATAG
- the flgK gene encoding flagellar hook-associated protein FlgK, translating into MLNSFFGFEMGRRAMDYFRRGMEVAGHNMSNAQVEGYSRQRVEASASDPFTDPGLARPAVPGQIGTGVQTDAIRRLRDLFLDAQYREEVCVKGYWDTVLGAINQTETYVNEPGGKGFQASMNEFWAALQEVSKRPDNSATRENLVQNAKNVVVFLQQLKTNYDQYRTALNKEVRLKVDEANSLIDQIAQLNGVIEEIKGVGGNPNDLLDRRDLLVEKLSKMIDCTVGSPCMDEADGDFKVDLGGKLLVQGTKTRHLVLVPVAGNQGFFDVQVEDNEFQHVSDPTVALAIIEQRMPESVVSLEVQRLANEKRWELGRGDAMLSVTDKDAAIGLRGSFALQVSSSGVVKSTSSFPASGGNPAGTVLIPPSGGSASYRFRLAAGSFESLVSAVWNSGTSQWDISDNLGNSASTAGGLLNLSDLNGFFTANYGSAFNSSVSSGGDQLTLSSVDRHLISISDVQGDLAYRMGLTGSSPAVTIEITEGDSLTTIANKINSAYSSDLARKIPPEMTTNPPGTPPARPEEWLRCLIEQDGTTGNYYLKLQSDLVGEGYRINVLGGSDCGTGQGGSLYMARKLGFVNADDSTSVVAYSEDAYFKFEGREYLSSTNSFKDARSLSASDLWSASSATEVYKGLRLELKGVGLTQIQCRHHVKGGEIRGLLESRDDFLLAQTDWFDEIVYGLVTEFNSLHYSGHGAGDYINTTGIEFFSPVTGKYGASGSFSLNPLLEVHSSLIASYSGDGKGKAQGAAGNSSGDGSVALKLAQLKQAKVLDGRSADFNSYYESFIAELGAAGQRATTMSKNQKALVDQIETQRQSVMGVNLDEEMMDIIKFQQAFNGMARYITTIDEMLDKIINGMGRVGL; encoded by the coding sequence TTGCTCAACAGCTTCTTTGGTTTTGAGATGGGCCGAAGGGCCATGGACTACTTCAGGCGGGGCATGGAGGTGGCGGGGCATAACATGTCCAACGCCCAGGTGGAGGGTTACTCCCGCCAGAGGGTTGAGGCCTCTGCCAGCGATCCCTTCACGGATCCCGGTCTTGCCCGGCCGGCGGTGCCGGGTCAGATAGGGACTGGGGTTCAGACCGATGCCATAAGGCGCCTTAGGGATCTCTTCCTGGACGCCCAATACCGGGAGGAGGTCTGCGTCAAGGGTTACTGGGACACGGTGCTCGGGGCCATAAACCAGACGGAGACCTATGTGAACGAACCGGGGGGAAAGGGCTTCCAGGCCTCCATGAACGAATTCTGGGCGGCCCTGCAGGAGGTGTCCAAGAGGCCGGATAACAGCGCCACCAGGGAGAATTTGGTGCAGAACGCCAAGAACGTGGTGGTTTTCCTGCAGCAGCTCAAGACCAACTACGACCAGTACAGGACGGCGTTGAACAAGGAGGTTCGCCTCAAGGTTGATGAGGCCAACTCCCTTATAGACCAGATCGCCCAGCTCAACGGGGTAATAGAGGAGATAAAAGGGGTGGGGGGTAATCCCAACGACCTATTGGATCGTAGGGATCTTTTGGTTGAGAAGCTCTCCAAGATGATCGACTGCACCGTGGGAAGCCCCTGCATGGACGAGGCCGACGGGGATTTCAAGGTTGACCTTGGGGGCAAGCTCTTGGTGCAGGGCACTAAGACGAGGCACCTGGTGCTTGTGCCGGTGGCGGGCAATCAAGGCTTCTTTGACGTTCAGGTGGAGGACAACGAGTTCCAGCACGTTTCGGATCCCACCGTGGCGTTGGCTATAATAGAACAGCGGATGCCCGAATCGGTGGTCTCCCTTGAGGTTCAGCGTTTGGCCAACGAGAAGCGTTGGGAGCTGGGCCGGGGGGACGCGATGCTTTCTGTGACCGACAAGGACGCGGCCATTGGCTTAAGGGGCAGCTTTGCCCTTCAGGTTTCCTCGTCGGGGGTGGTTAAGAGCACCTCGTCGTTCCCCGCCTCCGGGGGCAACCCCGCTGGGACGGTTTTAATACCCCCCTCTGGAGGCTCAGCCTCGTACAGGTTCAGGTTGGCGGCGGGGTCCTTTGAGTCCCTGGTGTCGGCGGTGTGGAACAGCGGCACCTCCCAGTGGGACATATCGGACAACCTTGGCAACAGCGCGTCCACCGCTGGAGGGCTTTTGAACCTTTCGGACCTCAACGGCTTCTTCACCGCCAACTACGGTTCCGCCTTCAACTCATCGGTGTCCTCCGGTGGTGACCAGCTCACCCTTTCGAGCGTGGACCGGCACTTGATATCCATATCGGATGTACAGGGTGATCTGGCGTACCGCATGGGGCTTACGGGGAGCTCTCCGGCGGTCACCATAGAGATTACCGAAGGGGACTCCCTCACCACCATAGCCAACAAGATAAACTCCGCTTACTCCAGCGATCTTGCGAGGAAGATCCCGCCGGAGATGACCACCAATCCTCCGGGGACTCCTCCGGCAAGGCCGGAGGAGTGGCTTCGGTGCCTAATCGAGCAGGACGGCACCACCGGCAACTATTATCTAAAACTCCAGAGCGATCTTGTGGGTGAGGGTTACAGGATAAACGTCCTTGGGGGCAGCGACTGCGGGACCGGTCAGGGGGGCAGCCTCTACATGGCCCGTAAGCTGGGGTTTGTTAACGCCGATGACTCAACCAGCGTGGTAGCTTACTCCGAGGACGCCTACTTCAAGTTCGAGGGACGGGAGTACCTCTCCAGCACCAATTCGTTCAAGGACGCCCGGTCCCTGTCGGCTTCGGACCTTTGGTCCGCCTCTTCCGCCACGGAGGTCTACAAGGGGCTTCGCCTGGAACTCAAGGGGGTAGGCCTTACCCAGATTCAGTGCCGCCACCACGTCAAGGGAGGCGAGATACGGGGGTTGCTTGAGTCCAGGGACGATTTTCTCCTGGCTCAGACTGACTGGTTCGACGAGATAGTCTACGGGTTGGTCACGGAGTTCAACTCCCTTCACTATTCCGGGCACGGGGCGGGGGACTACATAAACACCACCGGCATAGAGTTCTTTTCACCCGTAACCGGCAAGTACGGGGCCTCGGGGAGCTTTTCTCTTAACCCATTGCTGGAGGTGCACTCGTCGTTGATCGCCTCCTACAGCGGGGACGGCAAGGGCAAGGCCCAAGGGGCGGCGGGCAACTCGTCGGGGGACGGTTCGGTGGCCCTTAAGCTGGCCCAGCTCAAGCAGGCCAAGGTCTTAGACGGCCGCTCCGCGGACTTTAACTCCTACTACGAGAGCTTCATCGCCGAGCTGGGCGCCGCGGGGCAGCGGGCCACCACCATGTCCAAGAACCAGAAGGCCCTGGTGGACCAGATAGAGACCCAGAGGCAGTCGGTGATGGGGGTCAACCTGGATGAGGAGATGATGGACATAATAAAGTTTCAGCAGGCCTTTAACGGCATGGCCCGTTACATAACCACCATAGACGAGATGTTGGACAAGATAATAAACGGCATGGGCCGGGTGGGCCTGTAG